The Helicobacter canis genomic sequence TAGGCAGATGAGATTGCCCGCGCTCTCATCGCGCATTTTTAGCAAGATATTTTTAGGATAGGCACTAGCATTATGCCCAAGCTCTGCTGAGGTTAGAAAGAGGTTTTGCGGCAGTAGTAGCCCAAATCCACTGCGGAAGCTCCCATCATCAAAAGAGACCATCACAAGCCCCACAGAGCGGATCCACGGGAAGTTTTTTTGCACGGCGACAAAGTCGTCCATATTACCAACTTCCATAATCACTCTATCCATTTCTTTGGTGGATTCTGGCTTGGGCTTAGAGTCTTTAGCTATGTTTTTATCTTTATTTGGGAGATTTTGTGTGGTGGGCGCGGGCTTTGGGGTGGAATCTAGCGGGTCGTTAAGATCGGATTCTGAAGCATTGGCGATGAGACAAGCCCCCATACAAGCACATAGCACAAAACTTGCGTATTTTTTATAGCATTGCTTGAGTATAAATCCCACAGAATGTCCCAAGATAATCACCTCTAATCTATGTTGCTTATATGTATCGGTCTTTTGCTCAACTCTCATCGTAATTTTAGAGAGAATCCCCAAGGATCTATGGGCTTTTTAGATTCTAGTAAGGACAAACTCGCTAGAATCCCCACTCGCTGCTAAAGCCCACAAAAAAGTGGATTCTAGCATATTTAGGCTAAAGGATTTACTATGGAAGAGTTAAAAACTTTCACCCCCACACAAGAAGAGCTAGAATCTAGCGCGTTTGCCACGATAGAGACCAATAAGGGCGCGATTGTTGTGCGACTCTTTGGAGAGAGTGCGCCACAAGCAGTGAGCAATTTTGCCTCCCTTGCCAAAAGTGGATTCTACAATGGGCTTACATTCCACCGCGTGATCGCAGGCTTTGTCGCTCAAGGTGGCTGCCCTAGAGGTGATGGCACAGGCGGACCGGGGTATAGGATCGCTTGTGAGCTAAAGGGCAATCCACACCGCCACAAAAGAGGTGCACTCTCTATGGCACACGCAGGGCGCGATACAGGCGGGAGTCAATTTTTCCTATGTTTTGTGGATTTGCCACATTTAGATGGTGAGCACACGGTATTTGGGCAGATTGAAGATGAGCAGAGCCTAGCGGTGCTTGATAGCCTTAGACAAGATGATACGATCACAACTATCTGTATTTCTTCTAGCATAGGATAGGCACAAAGCATAGATGAATTGGAGACGCCGACTCATAGAAATGAGTGTCCCGCGCATAGGGTGGGCTTTGGTGTGGATTTTGTATGCTACAAATCGCAAGGCATTTTTCATCGATAAAAGCGTCTATGATGACAATACGATTCTAGCATTTTGGCACGGCGAGATTCTTATGCTTCCTATGCTCTACCGCAAGCTTCGCCAACACCCCAATATCTATATCTTATCAAGCAATCATTTTGATGGAGGGCTTATCGCTAAAATGTGCGAGTGCTTTGGCTTTGAGAGTGTGCGAGGTAGCACGGGATCTGGGCATAAGGGTGGAGTGCGCGCACTTATGCAGCTCATTTCTGGACTTAAGGCTGGCAAAGATGTGGGGATCGCCGTAGATGGACCAAAGGGTCCTTATCATCATATCGCTGATGGTGTCATTATGATGGCGCAAAAAACAGGGAAAAGAATCAGCGTATGCCGCGTGGCGCCAAGTTTGCGCTATGAATTTGGCACTTGGGATAGATTCTCCCTACCGCTACCTTTTGGCAAAATATGCTATTATATGGGTGCTAGCTTCGCGCTAGATCCAAGTCTTAGCCTAGAAGAAGCCAGAGAAGTGGTAAAAAAACAAATGCAGTGCATACAAGGGCAAGAGTAAGGGCGAAAGTTAAGGGCAAGAGTTAAGGGTAGATATGGGATTTTTCACCTCGATGATGTCGCCATTGTTTAGCAAGGTGTTTATCGCGATCAATATCGATGCGATCACTTGCACGATCAAAGTTATAAGAATCAAGCACGACAAGCAGGTAGAATCGCTCACAAAAGAGTTTAAAACCACAGAAAATCAAATCCCTATGGAAGCTGTGAAGCTCATCAGGCGATATAAACACAACTATCCTTTCACTTATGTTAGTGCGATGATTAAGACTCTCTCACAAGGCGTGGTGTTACAGAAGGATTCTAAGGACTTTTTTTCGGGGAATCTTAAAGCAAGTGAATGCCAAATCAGCAGCAGCGAGACGATACGCGTTTTTGCAAAACGCTCGATGATTAAGGATTATTTACGCCGTTTTAATGTGATCTCTGGGGTGGATTTTGTGTTTTCGCCATTTTTGATCATTGATCAAAATGCCCACGATCTGCCCACGCTAGGGAATAATGTCTATGTGCTTTTGCAAAGGAGCAATATCGCCCTTATGGTTGTGTATAGAGGGGTGGCGACTTTTAGCGGGTTTTTCATCGCTGAAGGTGAGGTGCCTATGCTCAATAAAGAAGAGCAAAGATCAGATATTGAGCTAAAGAATTTTGATGAACTCTCTTTAGATGATGATTTTGATGAGTTTGCCAAAATCGCCCTAGATCCAAGCATAGAGCATTTGCAGACAGATATGTTTATCCCAAATCTTGATGAGACAAAGATCGTTTATGATGATATGCCAAAGGCAAAAATCATTAGCAAGATTCTTGTTGATGCTATTAAAGAATACTACCAGAATCCATTATATAAAGGCGAGTTTATCGATAAGGTCATTTTGCTTGATGCGTGTAAAATCAGCGATCAAGCCTATGAATTTATCGCTAAAGAGCTTATGCTAGAAACGGTGAAAAGAGATGTAAATCTCCCAGATGTATTGATACAATTTGCGCAAAGAGAGCTTAAAGGAAAATAATGGCACTAAGTTTTATCCGCCCAAAGACCAAGCATATCTTCGCTAAAGTTACTAAGATTTGGTGGCTGTATTTTGCATTAACGATAGTGATTTTGCTTGGATTTTATGGGTTTGTTACGCGAGAGATTTCTGCCTCTGTAGAGCGCGCTCAAGAATATCGCTTCAATCAAGCAATCCTGCAGCAAAATATCATTGATCTTGATGAGCATTTCGAGCGGCTTGTGTTTGAATCAACACTCGTGCATCAGCGCAGCGACAAAAACGACATTCGCCGTGATAAGCTGCGCGATCTTTTAGAGCTTGTGCCAGATAAAATCACCTTGCGCTTCATAGAAATTAGCGATACTACGCTTGTGTTAAAGGGTATTACACCATCAAAGGAGTTTTTCTACTTCGCATTGCAAGATCCGCTTAAGGCAAATTTTGGACGCTCAAATGTGAATTTTTACGCGCTATCAAATGGCTGGTATGAGTTCATCTCCATTAGCCACGCACATACCCAAGCCACCAAAAAGGCAGAGACTCAAGCTGCCATAGCAGATGACAATAAATAGGAGCTGTGATGAAAACGCCTATTACGCGCTCATTTAACAAAGTCGATACAGATTTATTTGTCCGTAATTTGATTTTTTCTATTTTGTATATTAGTGTGATTCTAGGGTTTTTTAACTACCTACTTTGGCCCACGATCATTGCCTTTAAATCCCAATATATCCTAGAGCGCAAGGAAAAAATCATCTACAATGAAATTAAAAAGGGCTATGATAATTCCGCGCAGCGACTGCAGGATTTCATCACAAACAATCGCCCAATTTTTGCCAAGCTTAGCAATCAAAATGCCCTTGAAGAAGTAAAAAGCCTTATTGCCTCCTACCTTACTATCAAGTCTATCAAGCAAGTCCAAAGCAGCACGCAAGAAGACAACCAAACCATAAACACCACTTATGCTTTCACCACACAGACAAAAAATGTCGCAAATATGTGGCAGCTTATGGAAAAGCTATCCACCCTAAATGCAAGCGTAGTGATCAACCCACCCGTGCAGATCAACCGCGCCAGCTTGCAAGCAGATGTTTATGACATAAGCTTTAGTCTAGAAATCGTGTATAACACCTATCAAATCCCCACTCACACCCAAAAGCTCCTTGAACACCTGCCAAACTAATATTGTGCTATGAAGATTTTAGCCATTATCGCAGTGATTTTTAGCTTTTTGCTAGGGAGCAAGCTCTATATCTATTGGCGGTTATCGCGCTCTTCGTGGGTGTTTTCTAGATATAAAAAATCTCTTGCAGCCACACTTTTGCTAGTGTTTATCTGCGAGGTTGGATTCTGGATTTTGGCAAAGGATCTGCGCTTTTATGATGTGGGCTACAATGTTTTAGGACTTTGTGTAGCGATCACTTATTGCTTGTTTGTGGCGTGCTTGTGTGTGGATATATTGTGGCTTTGTGGCAAGGCATTATCTAAGATGCTAAAAAAAGTGGATTCTAGAAATACACAAAATCTACACAAGCAAGCCGACTCCACCTTTTTGTCATCGCGAGACTTCCGCAAGGAAATCGCGGCGATCCACGGCGCAAACCTAGAATCCGCTTTTTCAAAAGTGGATTCTAGAGACTCTAAGGGGTGTGGGGACTCTAGGGACTCTAGGCATTCTAAGGATTCTAGTGGCACTCACGCCATAGCCCAATCCCTAGAATCTCACGCGCCAATGCCACTCTCTCGGCGCAAGTCTCTAAAGATCTTGCACGATTTGGGCGTGTTTGGGCTGTTTTTTCTCTTTTTCTTCACAAGTCGCAATAATGCCCTGCACACGCCACCGGTGCGCAATGTAGCAATCCCACTTCCTAAGCTAAAACAGCAAAAACGCATAGCAATGATTAGCGATGTGCATATCGGGCATATCCTTAAAGCCGAGTTTTTAGAGCGTATTGTCGCTAGGATCAATACCCTAAATGCCGATATTGTGGTGATTGTGGGGGATTTGATTGATGATGATATAAGGAAAATTAGCAAGGAGTTTGGCGCATTGCAGGCAATTGCTAGCAAAGAAGGCGTGTTTTATGTCAATGGCAATCACGAATACTACCACGGCATCGCACCTATAATGGAATTTATGCGAAAAAGCGGGGTGCGCGTGCTAGATAATGAGTCCATCGAGCTAAGCGGCTTTAATCTCGCTGGGGTGAATGACCTAGCGGGCTTGCGCTTTAAAGAGTATGAGCCTAATTTAGAGCGTGCTAAGCAAGATCTTAACCCCAGCAAGCCTAGTATCTTGCTAGCCCATCAGCCTAAATTTGCTAGGCTCTATGATGTGAGTGAGTTTGACTTAGTGCTAAGTGGGCATACGCACGCGGGGCAGGTTTTCCCGATGTCGATTTTTGTCTGGCTAGATCAGCACTATATCCACGGACTCTATAACCACACAAAAGACACCAAGCTCTATGTCAGCTCGGGGGCGGGATTTTGGGGACCAAGCTTCCGCTTTTTAGCCCCTAGTGAGATTGTTTGTATTGATTTGTTGCCTAGTGAGAGTGCGCACAATACACAAATATCATAAATTATTGAACTATTGAAAATGTAGTAGTTAGCAGTATGGCAGAGAGGAAGGGATTCGAACCCTCGAAGGCTTGCACCTTACACGCGTTCCAGGCGTGCTCCTTCAACCACTCGGACACCTCTCTAAATAAAGTGCGCATTATAGCATATTTTATGTGATCTACCCACACTTCACAAAACACAGCAAAGCTAGATCAAATGACAAAACTTTTATCAATTACTAGGCAAATATATATTAGTATTTCATCTATTTTGTGATCCTAAGGCTTATGATGTTCCCCACTTTAGAGACGATACCTGCTGCTGCCTTACTCCAGCAAGGCTACACGCATTTGCCGGTGGCAAAGGAGCTTTACGCAGATTTTATCACGCCCATAGAAGCCTTACGCGCTTTGAAGGCACATTCTTTAGAGAGCTTTTTACTAGAATCTATGCAGGACCCAAACAATCGCGGACGATATAGCTTCCTAGGCTTTGAGCCGCTTGCGCAAGTGCGCTCTT encodes the following:
- a CDS encoding peptidylprolyl isomerase, whose translation is MEELKTFTPTQEELESSAFATIETNKGAIVVRLFGESAPQAVSNFASLAKSGFYNGLTFHRVIAGFVAQGGCPRGDGTGGPGYRIACELKGNPHRHKRGALSMAHAGRDTGGSQFFLCFVDLPHLDGEHTVFGQIEDEQSLAVLDSLRQDDTITTICISSSIG
- a CDS encoding lysophospholipid acyltransferase family protein — translated: MNWRRRLIEMSVPRIGWALVWILYATNRKAFFIDKSVYDDNTILAFWHGEILMLPMLYRKLRQHPNIYILSSNHFDGGLIAKMCECFGFESVRGSTGSGHKGGVRALMQLISGLKAGKDVGIAVDGPKGPYHHIADGVIMMAQKTGKRISVCRVAPSLRYEFGTWDRFSLPLPFGKICYYMGASFALDPSLSLEEAREVVKKQMQCIQGQE
- a CDS encoding metallophosphoesterase — protein: MKILAIIAVIFSFLLGSKLYIYWRLSRSSWVFSRYKKSLAATLLLVFICEVGFWILAKDLRFYDVGYNVLGLCVAITYCLFVACLCVDILWLCGKALSKMLKKVDSRNTQNLHKQADSTFLSSRDFRKEIAAIHGANLESAFSKVDSRDSKGCGDSRDSRHSKDSSGTHAIAQSLESHAPMPLSRRKSLKILHDLGVFGLFFLFFFTSRNNALHTPPVRNVAIPLPKLKQQKRIAMISDVHIGHILKAEFLERIVARINTLNADIVVIVGDLIDDDIRKISKEFGALQAIASKEGVFYVNGNHEYYHGIAPIMEFMRKSGVRVLDNESIELSGFNLAGVNDLAGLRFKEYEPNLERAKQDLNPSKPSILLAHQPKFARLYDVSEFDLVLSGHTHAGQVFPMSIFVWLDQHYIHGLYNHTKDTKLYVSSGAGFWGPSFRFLAPSEIVCIDLLPSESAHNTQIS